A single window of Desulfovibrio inopinatus DSM 10711 DNA harbors:
- a CDS encoding glycoside hydrolase family 18 protein, which translates to MKYFSQILGGILLIACCLLLPHTRAWANNIMIGGYWENWNNALHPGSESTSEAAYYANDFAPFTLVYYSFLTLAKSPNPDNPPNQQWDGESIYESMTAADVIDVMTPTVPEWENPNNWQRLKIQAMIDSCHADGKKFIWAIGGWSDLTRTISDDQIQAFVDYCVKLLSLTGDGIDFDWEHLSENSDIKDQQRHVLGKIFPVLRKALDENGLHDKLIGYTTRLNAFWDDSTRPSSVIQFNTDGEGIDVVQALVDAGSSLDNTVDWVNVMMYDAPPEDLGAQGAFSLANYAMVLGFFRQYVSQSKIVMGFEPGGQMAGGVWEGMDVDKQVIDYIKTNNYGGVMFWAINQPAMPPSTEVTGDNAQALAAYAAQDSSTSITPIVMLLVLQ; encoded by the coding sequence ATGAAATATTTTTCTCAAATATTGGGCGGCATTTTGTTGATTGCTTGCTGTTTACTTCTTCCGCATACGAGAGCGTGGGCAAACAATATCATGATTGGCGGCTACTGGGAGAACTGGAATAATGCTCTTCACCCAGGGAGTGAAAGCACTTCCGAAGCTGCGTATTATGCAAATGACTTTGCGCCATTTACTCTCGTGTACTATTCCTTCTTAACATTGGCGAAATCTCCCAATCCAGATAATCCGCCCAACCAACAATGGGATGGTGAGTCCATTTATGAAAGTATGACAGCAGCGGATGTTATTGATGTTATGACACCAACCGTTCCAGAATGGGAAAATCCTAACAATTGGCAACGTCTAAAGATTCAAGCCATGATCGATTCATGTCATGCCGACGGGAAGAAATTTATTTGGGCAATTGGCGGCTGGTCGGACCTGACGCGGACGATCAGCGATGACCAAATACAGGCATTTGTCGATTATTGCGTCAAGCTCCTCAGTCTTACCGGAGACGGGATTGATTTCGACTGGGAGCATCTCAGTGAAAATTCGGATATTAAGGACCAGCAGCGTCATGTCTTGGGAAAGATATTTCCAGTCCTTCGAAAGGCGCTGGATGAAAACGGTCTGCATGATAAGTTGATTGGGTATACGACGCGCCTCAACGCGTTTTGGGACGACAGTACGAGACCGAGTTCTGTCATACAATTCAACACAGATGGAGAGGGGATTGATGTCGTCCAAGCCCTTGTAGATGCCGGGTCTTCGCTCGACAACACCGTCGATTGGGTTAATGTCATGATGTACGATGCTCCTCCTGAAGATTTGGGAGCGCAGGGCGCTTTTTCTCTCGCTAATTATGCAATGGTCCTCGGCTTTTTCAGGCAATATGTCTCGCAATCCAAAATTGTTATGGGATTTGAGCCCGGTGGTCAGATGGCCGGTGGAGTATGGGAAGGGATGGATGTCGATAAACAGGTCATCGACTATATCAAAACCAACAATTATGGCGGGGTGATGTTTTGGGCCATCAACCAACCGGCGATGCCACCGTCGACAGAGGTCACAGGGGATAATGCGCAAGCTTTGGCAGCATATGCAGCGCAAGATTCTTCGACCTCAATAACTCCAATTGTTATGCTGCTTGTTTTGCAATAG
- a CDS encoding agmatine deiminase family protein, translating into MLVARMKITTILLVILCSLSISRPAFAEGEWRFPGEFEAQELVWMGWLSKEYIKGFDTDAVLLEMAENISKHVKLRICVPNKKQKDHVLSLLKKYEVDQSNISFYVAPFSMLYWRDFGPIFTVNAAGQKSIADFNFNCWGYFPDTDTQARMMERVDRDAAKAVGLPSRMTRLVSEGGDRELNGKGTILVTEACEFQRNPNLSREDIEHEFAEMLGATNVIWLKKGTVDDDPYNTSTLPGPDGKGVAYRSAAANNHVDEYCRFITPNTILLAEVSEKEAAKGPVERENRRRMEENYEILKKARDQDGKPFKIIRIPMPETLFFTAKPDDEAYFGLMSYPAYTDGTTFPFGKPVTVIPAQSYCNFLITNGLVLAQKYWMEGMPESVKKKDEEALAVLKNAFSDREVVAINTLGINFGGGGIHCSTQQEPAGKQ; encoded by the coding sequence ATGCTTGTCGCACGAATGAAGATCACAACAATTCTTCTCGTAATTCTATGCAGCCTGAGCATATCGAGGCCGGCGTTTGCTGAAGGGGAATGGCGATTTCCCGGAGAATTCGAAGCCCAGGAACTGGTTTGGATGGGATGGCTTTCCAAAGAATATATCAAGGGATTCGATACCGACGCTGTGCTTTTGGAAATGGCCGAAAATATTTCCAAACACGTCAAACTGCGTATCTGCGTACCGAACAAAAAACAAAAGGATCATGTGCTCTCACTGCTTAAAAAGTACGAAGTGGACCAATCTAACATTTCCTTTTACGTAGCGCCGTTTAGCATGCTCTACTGGCGCGACTTTGGCCCCATTTTTACAGTCAATGCAGCGGGCCAAAAAAGCATTGCGGACTTTAATTTCAACTGCTGGGGCTATTTTCCCGATACGGACACCCAAGCCAGAATGATGGAGCGTGTCGACCGCGATGCTGCTAAGGCTGTGGGCCTCCCTTCTCGCATGACCCGACTGGTGAGTGAAGGAGGAGATCGGGAACTCAATGGCAAGGGAACCATCTTAGTAACTGAGGCCTGCGAGTTTCAACGCAACCCCAACCTCTCGCGAGAGGATATCGAACATGAATTTGCCGAAATGCTAGGTGCGACCAACGTCATTTGGCTCAAAAAAGGCACAGTGGATGATGATCCCTACAATACCAGCACGTTGCCCGGTCCGGACGGTAAAGGCGTGGCTTACCGCAGTGCGGCGGCCAATAACCACGTGGATGAATACTGCCGGTTTATCACGCCGAACACCATTCTCTTGGCTGAAGTCAGCGAGAAGGAAGCGGCCAAAGGGCCGGTGGAACGCGAGAATCGTCGACGCATGGAAGAAAACTACGAGATTCTTAAGAAGGCCCGCGACCAAGACGGCAAGCCATTCAAAATAATCCGCATCCCTATGCCCGAAACCCTTTTCTTCACGGCCAAGCCAGACGACGAAGCGTACTTCGGTCTCATGTCTTATCCCGCGTACACGGACGGCACCACTTTCCCTTTTGGCAAACCGGTGACGGTGATTCCGGCACAGAGCTACTGCAACTTCCTGATCACCAATGGATTGGTTTTGGCACAGAAGTATTGGATGGAGGGTATGCCCGAATCTGTCAAAAAGAAGGATGAAGAGGCGCTCGCAGTCCTTAAGAACGCTTTTTCCGACCGCGAAGTCGTGGCTATCAACACTTTGGGCATCAATTTTGGCGGTGGCGGTATCCACTGCTCCACACAACAGGAGCCAGCAGGGAAGCAGTAG
- a CDS encoding VOC family protein — translation MAGYSRLGRVVNVALMTDDLDKAKSFYAGLAGWTYKDQKAPFGNDVALAFFNNAAVASIIAFPENRHPEAQPVWRIAIAVEDVDETAAKVKELGGEVVQQPTGEGAHRYCLIRDPQGNFIALTPADTSNAHKQDNEDLVNQMQHMRNIAG, via the coding sequence ATGGCAGGATATTCCCGACTTGGCAGGGTGGTCAACGTTGCGCTTATGACCGATGACTTGGACAAAGCGAAATCCTTCTACGCTGGACTGGCGGGTTGGACCTATAAGGATCAGAAAGCTCCCTTTGGCAACGATGTTGCCTTGGCTTTTTTTAACAACGCAGCAGTAGCCAGCATCATTGCCTTCCCTGAGAACAGACATCCAGAGGCTCAGCCGGTGTGGCGAATCGCCATAGCAGTGGAAGACGTGGACGAAACAGCAGCAAAAGTGAAAGAACTCGGTGGCGAAGTCGTTCAACAACCTACTGGCGAAGGTGCTCATAGGTATTGTCTTATTCGGGATCCACAGGGCAACTTTATCGCCTTGACCCCAGCCGACACATCAAACGCGCACAAGCAGGACAACGAAGACCTGGTAAACCAAATGCAGCATATGCGTAATATCGCTGGCTAG
- a CDS encoding YcaO-like family protein, translating to MLFRGEEYVANKRWCGSTPRYAEPNEVLELFETDLLAIGVVRRGFYTGLAGLGVPCAAVHRHQGRAPGPSYGKGLTREQAMVSAGMEAIERAAAEVYDGPVLKASYRELCTSHPMIRQDQLLLTKQSFFHPHLELEWGLGWDIVNQEEVPVPLDMIIFGGYHRPSSLFTFESTTNGLAAGVVLAEAAVQAVAELVERDGLKLHKFLSIQRNSYFPLRKVKMAAIDHPLVLGVIDACASHGANCTLFDCSVDTQVPIYTAIIYDTSQCPPLIVQGFGASLNPDLAMLRALTEAALAAVENNQGTRQTSGPDMLFMKQVLTYDSYFEALDSMPEIVSPKTWQDCATDTFHGDLDIYIQRMQAVGVERVLLFDMSRPGLKTKVVRAIAPGLEGLHNFNFCRYGKRSALYAKSQLP from the coding sequence GTGCTATTCAGAGGAGAGGAATACGTTGCAAACAAACGCTGGTGCGGCTCCACGCCTCGCTATGCGGAGCCAAACGAGGTATTGGAACTGTTTGAGACTGACCTTCTCGCCATTGGCGTGGTCAGGAGAGGATTTTACACTGGGCTTGCCGGGTTGGGCGTGCCATGCGCTGCTGTACATCGCCATCAAGGAAGGGCTCCAGGCCCATCGTACGGCAAGGGTCTAACCAGAGAGCAGGCCATGGTTTCGGCCGGAATGGAGGCGATTGAGCGCGCTGCAGCAGAGGTCTACGACGGTCCTGTGCTCAAAGCGTCCTATAGGGAACTCTGCACGTCCCACCCTATGATTCGGCAAGACCAGCTTCTTTTGACGAAACAGTCTTTCTTCCATCCACACCTGGAATTAGAATGGGGGTTGGGCTGGGATATCGTCAACCAGGAGGAAGTTCCTGTCCCGCTGGACATGATTATTTTCGGCGGATACCACCGACCAAGCTCTCTCTTCACCTTTGAGTCCACCACCAACGGCCTCGCTGCAGGCGTTGTTCTGGCCGAAGCCGCCGTTCAGGCCGTGGCGGAACTTGTCGAGCGCGACGGGCTGAAACTACACAAGTTTTTGTCGATACAGCGAAACAGCTATTTTCCCCTTCGCAAGGTGAAAATGGCGGCCATTGATCATCCTCTTGTGCTTGGCGTCATCGATGCTTGTGCTAGCCACGGGGCCAATTGCACGCTTTTTGATTGCAGTGTGGACACACAGGTTCCCATCTATACTGCCATTATTTATGACACCTCCCAGTGCCCTCCGCTGATCGTCCAAGGTTTCGGAGCCAGCCTGAATCCGGACTTGGCCATGCTCAGAGCCCTGACCGAGGCGGCTTTGGCCGCTGTGGAAAACAATCAAGGAACCCGTCAAACGTCCGGGCCGGATATGCTTTTCATGAAGCAAGTGCTAACCTACGACAGCTATTTCGAGGCGCTGGACTCCATGCCCGAAATCGTCTCGCCCAAGACATGGCAGGATTGCGCTACAGATACATTCCATGGAGACTTGGATATCTACATTCAGCGGATGCAAGCAGTGGGGGTGGAGCGGGTATTGCTGTTTGACATGAGTCGCCCAGGACTCAAAACGAAGGTTGTACGCGCCATCGCCCCTGGCTTGGAAGGATTGCATAATTTTAATTTCTGCCGCTATGGAAAACGTTCGGCGTTATACGCAAAGAGCCAGTTGCCATGA
- a CDS encoding TfuA-like protein, with protein sequence MNTFVFLGPSLPRQEAQALLAAHYQPPAGQGDVLSLLQTRSPDAIVIIDLDPNRFTLWAVELIHALEIGVRVYGAGAGALLAAELQQFGASGVGQTFSSVMAGQLLDDDFVYCAHHPEQDGFARLSEPMVNLQETLKQTETLSPDERTLILAAAQKLPFRNRTLERVVVASKEAGLARQTAKGLALQLRQGYVDVMANDARALLVRVAQEQPVKGEAKSHLERQTLHFCPDMYARVQRRGAEVSFTEIAAHAVLNDERFWWLSLSAFNQAAVAAMAEHFKMSVTEAEQSVERTRFLSERGLSEAKLSDWLRDNDMRQDEFDALMQQMTLCRKMQAWFLSAKPETRGVRELMNQFRITGLYAELADATAREKRLTQEAEAQASAQHKISFTDVGKALLSHFQKLGRPLTVNPKQWLESCGMPGASLAVALYRAGVRQAAELGRRSKDEGNVENKPKKKGG encoded by the coding sequence ATGAACACCTTCGTTTTTCTCGGGCCAAGTCTGCCGCGTCAAGAGGCTCAGGCCTTGCTTGCTGCTCATTACCAGCCTCCTGCTGGGCAAGGCGATGTCTTGAGTTTATTGCAAACCCGCAGTCCTGACGCCATCGTGATAATTGATCTCGACCCCAATCGATTTACTCTTTGGGCTGTGGAACTTATCCACGCTCTTGAAATTGGCGTCAGGGTCTACGGTGCCGGTGCCGGCGCGCTCTTGGCTGCCGAACTCCAGCAGTTCGGGGCTAGTGGCGTTGGACAAACTTTCTCAAGCGTCATGGCGGGCCAACTTTTAGACGACGACTTTGTCTACTGCGCTCATCACCCGGAACAAGATGGCTTCGCTCGTCTCTCCGAGCCCATGGTCAACCTGCAGGAGACGCTTAAACAGACAGAGACTCTTTCTCCCGACGAACGAACGCTTATTCTGGCTGCCGCTCAAAAGCTACCGTTCCGAAATCGAACCCTGGAGCGCGTGGTCGTCGCTTCCAAGGAAGCCGGACTTGCTCGCCAGACGGCCAAAGGACTCGCCCTTCAGCTTCGACAGGGCTATGTTGACGTGATGGCGAATGACGCCAGAGCGCTTCTCGTCAGAGTCGCTCAAGAACAACCTGTCAAAGGCGAGGCCAAGAGTCATCTCGAAAGGCAAACTTTACATTTTTGTCCCGATATGTACGCCCGCGTTCAGCGTCGAGGTGCTGAGGTTTCCTTCACTGAAATAGCCGCTCATGCAGTGCTAAACGACGAACGGTTCTGGTGGTTGTCCCTCAGTGCTTTTAACCAAGCAGCCGTTGCCGCCATGGCCGAGCATTTCAAAATGTCCGTCACCGAAGCTGAGCAGTCTGTAGAGCGTACACGCTTTTTGTCTGAGCGCGGGCTTTCCGAAGCGAAGCTCTCGGACTGGCTCCGCGACAATGACATGCGCCAAGACGAATTCGACGCTTTGATGCAGCAGATGACCCTGTGTCGCAAAATGCAGGCGTGGTTTCTGAGTGCTAAGCCCGAGACACGCGGTGTGCGGGAGCTTATGAACCAGTTTCGAATTACGGGTCTCTACGCGGAGCTAGCGGATGCCACGGCTCGGGAGAAGCGTTTGACCCAGGAAGCCGAGGCTCAAGCGTCTGCCCAGCATAAAATCAGTTTTACCGATGTCGGCAAAGCACTTCTGTCGCATTTTCAGAAGTTGGGGCGACCGTTGACAGTAAACCCCAAACAATGGCTGGAGAGCTGCGGTATGCCGGGGGCGTCTCTCGCTGTGGCGCTGTATCGAGCTGGGGTGCGTCAGGCAGCGGAGTTGGGTCGCAGATCAAAAGACGAAGGAAACGTCGAAAACAAACCCAAAAAGAAAGGAGGATGA
- a CDS encoding GGDEF domain-containing protein yields MEVKYFSDFFGRRFVRALQGALLAFFAPLGWLLIQFLSGVSPLDAFKADPYLYYYMLFGTTVSFVAFAFRLGIEEERLRQLALIDGLTGLFNARYFHERLHDEIETAKRYNLPLSLAVLDLDHFKLINDTYGHQVGDIVLKNVASVLMRSVRQTDFVARAGGEEFVVLFSGTNADDAAVVAERIRMAVKTSQVRIKTGGAIGVNVSIGVAGTPHLALLDGDVLYARADAALYQAKQSGRDRVVVDRQNGVAHPGQ; encoded by the coding sequence ATGGAAGTCAAATATTTTAGTGATTTTTTCGGAAGACGATTTGTTAGGGCACTGCAGGGTGCATTGCTGGCTTTTTTTGCTCCTTTGGGATGGTTGTTGATTCAATTCCTCTCCGGGGTCTCTCCTCTGGACGCATTTAAAGCAGATCCGTATCTCTATTACTACATGTTGTTTGGGACAACAGTCTCTTTTGTGGCTTTTGCATTTCGTCTTGGTATTGAAGAAGAGCGATTGCGTCAGTTGGCGCTTATTGACGGGTTAACTGGCCTATTCAACGCGCGCTACTTTCACGAGCGATTGCATGATGAGATAGAAACTGCCAAGCGCTACAATTTACCACTTTCGTTAGCGGTACTCGACCTTGATCATTTTAAATTGATCAATGACACTTATGGGCATCAAGTTGGCGATATTGTTTTAAAGAATGTTGCGTCTGTATTAATGCGATCTGTCCGGCAAACAGATTTTGTCGCTCGGGCAGGGGGAGAAGAATTTGTTGTGCTCTTTTCAGGGACCAATGCCGATGATGCCGCTGTCGTTGCCGAGCGGATTCGTATGGCGGTGAAAACGTCTCAGGTCCGTATCAAGACAGGAGGCGCAATTGGGGTCAACGTCTCGATAGGTGTTGCTGGAACACCCCATCTGGCGTTGCTTGATGGAGATGTCCTCTATGCGAGAGCTGATGCCGCCTTGTACCAAGCGAAGCAAAGCGGACGTGATCGAGTTGTTGTGGATCGACAAAATGGAGTTGCCCATCCCGGGCAATAA
- a CDS encoding manganese-dependent inorganic pyrophosphatase, giving the protein MAVYVVGHKNPDTDSVAAAVAVADYFKKAKGLDTVAAAQGGLNPESEFVLNKFGVAAPEIVTDAAGKQIILVDHTDLAQSLENLSDGEILGAVDHHKLGDVTTPNPLEMWVWPVGCTCTVVKSMYDYAGIEIPKGIAGIMLCAILSDTVMFKSVTCTDQDKAACDALAKIAGVDDMMALGMEMFKVKSAVEGASMSDLVFRDYKDFDMSGNKVGIGQLEVVDLSILEPVKAGLLDEIKKVKADGRHSVFLLLTDIMKEGSEMLIVSDDPAVVEKAFGVAAGGDSVWLDGVMSRKKQVVPNFEKAFA; this is encoded by the coding sequence ATGGCAGTTTACGTTGTTGGACACAAAAATCCTGATACCGATTCCGTTGCCGCCGCTGTTGCCGTGGCTGACTACTTCAAGAAAGCCAAAGGCCTGGACACCGTTGCCGCTGCGCAGGGTGGATTGAATCCCGAATCGGAATTCGTGCTGAACAAGTTCGGCGTTGCTGCTCCTGAAATCGTCACTGACGCCGCCGGCAAGCAGATCATCCTGGTTGACCACACCGACTTGGCTCAGAGCCTTGAAAATCTTTCCGATGGTGAAATCCTGGGAGCTGTTGACCACCACAAGTTGGGCGATGTCACCACCCCCAATCCGCTGGAAATGTGGGTTTGGCCTGTTGGCTGCACCTGCACCGTTGTCAAGTCGATGTACGACTATGCCGGCATTGAAATTCCGAAAGGCATCGCTGGCATCATGCTGTGTGCGATCCTGTCCGACACCGTTATGTTCAAGTCCGTCACCTGCACCGATCAGGATAAAGCTGCTTGCGACGCCCTGGCCAAAATTGCCGGTGTCGACGACATGATGGCTCTTGGCATGGAAATGTTCAAGGTGAAATCGGCCGTTGAAGGCGCCAGCATGAGCGACCTCGTTTTCCGCGATTACAAAGATTTCGATATGTCCGGCAACAAAGTCGGTATCGGCCAGCTGGAAGTCGTGGATCTGTCCATCCTGGAACCGGTTAAAGCCGGCCTCTTGGACGAAATCAAGAAAGTCAAAGCCGATGGCCGCCACAGCGTCTTCCTGCTGTTGACCGACATCATGAAAGAAGGTTCGGAAATGCTGATCGTTTCCGATGATCCTGCTGTTGTTGAAAAAGCCTTCGGTGTTGCCGCCGGTGGCGATTCCGTCTGGCTCGACGGTGTTATGAGCCGCAAAAAACAGGTCGTCCCCAATTTCGAAAAGGCTTTTGCTTAA
- a CDS encoding PTS sugar transporter subunit IIC, translating into MVDSRQPIFDSWFFFTVFSAFRFLINIAIVERPILVGYIFGAIFGHLEQSLIVACVFELLWLDVFAAGTVIPPNAIASTVAALALIDMFSLQQPAMISVAMLLAMPLAYLFSRVESAHRDASNKDFDQLQAWVENLPGALTPARLIMFSMARVAFINGLFFIVALAVLSIALFFVLDEASAALKGNSMTAETLVLISTCGAMLGLRYKPAYVVLCVCFFFVWGALAWA; encoded by the coding sequence GTGGTGGACTCTCGTCAGCCAATTTTTGACAGTTGGTTTTTTTTTACCGTTTTTTCGGCATTCCGTTTTCTCATTAATATAGCAATCGTTGAACGACCAATTCTTGTTGGCTACATCTTTGGAGCCATCTTTGGGCATTTGGAGCAAAGTCTCATCGTCGCATGTGTTTTTGAGTTGCTTTGGCTTGATGTTTTTGCCGCTGGCACAGTTATCCCTCCTAATGCGATTGCCTCAACGGTAGCTGCTCTTGCACTCATCGACATGTTTTCTTTGCAACAGCCTGCAATGATAAGTGTAGCCATGCTCTTGGCCATGCCACTGGCCTATCTTTTTTCGCGTGTCGAATCCGCTCACCGCGATGCAAGCAACAAAGACTTCGACCAGCTTCAAGCCTGGGTTGAGAATCTTCCTGGAGCATTGACCCCGGCGCGGCTTATTATGTTTTCCATGGCGCGGGTGGCGTTCATCAACGGCCTCTTTTTTATCGTTGCGTTGGCGGTGTTGAGTATCGCTCTGTTTTTTGTTCTCGATGAAGCATCGGCAGCGTTAAAAGGGAACTCGATGACTGCGGAGACGCTTGTGCTTATCTCCACATGCGGAGCAATGCTTGGGCTTCGATACAAACCGGCATACGTTGTCCTCTGTGTGTGCTTTTTCTTTGTCTGGGGCGCGCTGGCCTGGGCTTAG
- a CDS encoding PTS sugar transporter subunit IIB encodes MFFVRVDNRLVHGQVIETWLPFTRARLIAVVNNDMASDIIRQEIVSLAIPTGVEIAFLPVDNAAMFFHQNRFSSSEVLVLFSNCTDAKTAYESGFHFRSINLGNLHYGPGKRQVCRHVALSPDDEVSLAYFSDHGVKIDYRCVPTDPVQVRQA; translated from the coding sequence ATGTTTTTTGTGCGTGTCGACAATCGTCTTGTTCATGGCCAAGTCATTGAAACATGGCTTCCTTTTACACGCGCCAGGTTGATTGCTGTCGTCAATAACGACATGGCAAGCGATATCATTCGACAAGAGATTGTCTCGTTGGCCATACCAACTGGTGTTGAGATCGCTTTTTTGCCAGTTGACAATGCCGCGATGTTTTTCCATCAGAATCGATTTTCCTCGTCGGAAGTTCTTGTGTTGTTCTCAAACTGTACGGACGCCAAAACAGCATACGAAAGCGGCTTTCATTTTCGTTCTATCAACCTTGGGAATCTGCATTATGGTCCGGGAAAACGACAGGTCTGTCGGCATGTGGCGCTGAGTCCAGACGATGAAGTCTCGTTGGCATATTTTAGCGATCATGGTGTGAAAATCGATTACCGGTGCGTTCCCACCGATCCTGTGCAGGTACGTCAAGCATGA
- a CDS encoding PTS sugar transporter subunit IIA translates to MDEAAKDTGQVGVVIVTHTDYGARLLKAAEFIIGAQDACRSVSVDMTHEVDKILVAMKTAIKETDTGAGVLILTDMFGGTPTNLSLSLLGEGNLEVLTGVNLPMLIKILTSRQKPLQTLASEAKIAGCQGIVVAGEVLRSKVAEG, encoded by the coding sequence ATGGACGAAGCCGCAAAAGACACAGGTCAGGTTGGCGTAGTTATTGTTACGCATACGGATTATGGAGCGCGACTCCTCAAAGCTGCCGAGTTCATTATCGGTGCGCAGGATGCTTGTCGTAGTGTGAGTGTGGATATGACACACGAAGTCGATAAAATCCTGGTGGCGATGAAAACGGCGATCAAAGAAACAGATACCGGTGCTGGTGTTCTCATCTTGACCGATATGTTTGGCGGCACGCCAACGAATTTAAGTCTCTCCTTACTTGGGGAGGGGAATCTCGAAGTGCTGACCGGGGTTAATCTTCCCATGCTGATTAAGATTCTTACTTCTCGGCAAAAGCCTTTGCAGACGCTTGCCTCTGAAGCCAAAATCGCCGGTTGTCAGGGGATTGTCGTAGCGGGCGAGGTTCTCAGGTCAAAAGTGGCTGAGGGCTAG
- the rapZ gene encoding RNase adapter RapZ, producing the protein MRVSAQDLPVVILTGLSGAGKSTALRVFEDLGFYCVDGLPTAFLSELLQLFDTEKMQRYEGLALGLDMRQLDIGEDAQKTLLRHARHHHATQIIFLEASTHELLRRYASSRRPHPLESRNLGLEQAVEQERLTMMSIKDASDLVLDTTHFSVHDLRRRLQEKWTAMEGKEASLKVHIMSFGFKYGLPSESDLVFDLRFLPNPYFDEALRPFSGKDAVISEFVLGKDPGMSFLERLSDFLLMLLPMYAQEGRYRLTLALGCTGGRHRSVSVAEAIFDRLQTAGYSVSLEHRNIEQG; encoded by the coding sequence GTGAGGGTGAGTGCGCAAGATCTCCCCGTTGTGATACTGACCGGCCTGTCCGGGGCAGGAAAATCTACAGCTCTTCGAGTGTTCGAAGATCTTGGGTTCTACTGTGTGGACGGATTGCCGACAGCATTTTTATCCGAGCTCCTGCAGTTGTTCGATACTGAGAAAATGCAGCGCTACGAAGGGCTGGCACTTGGTCTCGATATGCGCCAGCTCGATATTGGTGAAGATGCTCAAAAGACGCTTCTGCGTCATGCCCGCCACCATCACGCAACCCAAATTATCTTCCTGGAAGCTTCCACCCACGAATTATTGCGTCGATATGCCTCCTCGCGTCGTCCTCACCCACTTGAGTCGAGGAATCTCGGGTTGGAACAAGCTGTTGAACAAGAACGGCTTACAATGATGTCAATCAAAGACGCATCCGATCTTGTCCTCGACACAACACATTTTTCTGTTCACGACTTGCGTCGCCGTCTTCAAGAAAAGTGGACAGCCATGGAAGGTAAAGAGGCTTCGCTCAAGGTACATATTATGTCCTTTGGGTTCAAATATGGTCTTCCCTCCGAGTCCGATCTTGTTTTTGATTTGCGCTTTTTACCCAATCCATATTTCGACGAGGCATTGCGACCATTTTCAGGAAAAGATGCAGTGATTTCTGAATTTGTTTTGGGAAAAGATCCTGGGATGTCTTTCTTGGAGCGCCTTTCTGATTTTCTTCTGATGCTTTTACCGATGTATGCTCAGGAAGGGCGATACCGTCTGACATTGGCTTTGGGCTGTACAGGAGGACGCCACCGGTCGGTTTCTGTGGCCGAGGCAATTTTTGACAGACTGCAGACAGCCGGATACAGTGTAAGCCTGGAACATCGAAATATTGAACAGGGTTAG
- a CDS encoding PTS sugar transporter subunit IIA produces MQLVDFLDKDLLLQDIKAQTKSEVLAELVGPLKTRWPDLDLERARRVLLERESLGTTGIGDGVAIPHGKLDSIDQVVIVVGRSLAGLDFDALDQKPCFIFFLVLAPEPVAGLHLRILAHISRLLSSESFRSSFVNAKDKDALWDVLTGGV; encoded by the coding sequence ATGCAACTGGTAGACTTTTTGGACAAAGATCTGCTTCTTCAAGATATCAAGGCGCAGACGAAGAGCGAAGTGCTGGCGGAATTGGTTGGGCCGCTCAAGACTCGATGGCCCGATCTCGATTTGGAACGGGCACGCCGTGTTTTGCTTGAACGCGAAAGCCTTGGCACCACAGGGATTGGTGACGGTGTCGCCATTCCTCACGGCAAACTTGATTCTATCGATCAGGTGGTCATTGTCGTCGGGCGGAGTTTAGCAGGTCTTGATTTCGATGCTTTGGATCAGAAACCGTGTTTCATCTTTTTTCTGGTTCTCGCACCGGAGCCGGTGGCTGGATTGCACTTGAGAATTTTGGCCCATATTTCTCGTCTCTTGTCCAGTGAATCTTTTCGATCCTCATTTGTGAATGCGAAGGACAAAGACGCCTTGTGGGATGTCTTGACGGGCGGCGTTTGA